In Neokomagataea tanensis, the DNA window AACGACAGCTCAATCATCGCATACCGCGTTTGCGAGCGCGCAGGGTATACCATGATACTCTGGCGGTGAGAGTATAAAAAGAACAAAAACAGAACAAAATCCTTGAAGGTATCGGATGGTTTTTTTATATTTGAGCAGTTGCCGACGCTTTCGGGCCGGTTACTTTCCACCCATGAGAGCCTGTTACGATGACGCAACTCAATACCGCAGAGAAGCTGGCCATTCTGGCGGATGCGGCAAAATATGACGCCTCGTGCTCCTCTTCTGGCGCGCAGCGCCGGGATTCAAAAAATAGCAAAGGAATTGGTTCGACCTTAGGAGGGGGAATTTGCCATTCTTACACGCCAGACGGGCGATGTATCAGCCTCCTTAAAATTCTTCTGACCAATAGCTGCACTTTCGATTGCCACTATTGCATCAATCGTAGGTCGTCAAACGTCCGGCGTGCCCGCTTTACCGCACGCGAGGTCGTCGACCTAACGATCGACTTTTACAAGCGTAATTATATTGAAGGTCTTTTCCTTTCGTCGGGTATTATTAATACGCCCGACTATACAATGGAGCAGATCGTTGAAGTGGCGCGAAGCTTGCGTGAGGACCACAATTTCCGAGGTTATATCCACCTTAAGACGATCCCCGATGCCGACCCTGCTTTAGTGGCAAAAGCGGGGGTCCATGCCGACCGAATCTCTATCAACGTTGAGCTACCGACAGAAAGTGGGTTGCTACGCCTCGCACCCGAAAAATCACAAAATAGAATTGAGAGCGCGATGGGCAGCATGCGCAACGCAATCGAGGAAGGAGCAGATGCACGAAAACGCTTCCGTTCGGCCCCCGTCTTTGCGCCAGCCGGACAGTCCACTCAGATGATCGTTGGTGCCGATGCGGCGACCGACCGCGATATCGTGTCGCGCGCCTCCACTCTCTACGCCCGTTTCGCTCTGCGCCGCGTCTATTATTCCGCGTTCAGCCCAATCCCTGATGCGAGCGCGGTCCTGCCGTTGCGTCGGCCTCCATTGATGCGCGAACACCGCCTCTATCAGTCTGATTGGCTGATCCGTTTTTACAACTATACCGCTGCGGAGGTCAGTGCGGCAGCCGATCCAATGACAGGAATGCTGCCGCTTGACATTGACCCAAAGCTTGCCTGGGCCCTTAAATTCCGCGACATGTTTCCCGTCGATGTAAATCGTGCATCGAAGGAAATAC includes these proteins:
- a CDS encoding putative DNA modification/repair radical SAM protein, whose amino-acid sequence is MTQLNTAEKLAILADAAKYDASCSSSGAQRRDSKNSKGIGSTLGGGICHSYTPDGRCISLLKILLTNSCTFDCHYCINRRSSNVRRARFTAREVVDLTIDFYKRNYIEGLFLSSGIINTPDYTMEQIVEVARSLREDHNFRGYIHLKTIPDADPALVAKAGVHADRISINVELPTESGLLRLAPEKSQNRIESAMGSMRNAIEEGADARKRFRSAPVFAPAGQSTQMIVGADAATDRDIVSRASTLYARFALRRVYYSAFSPIPDASAVLPLRRPPLMREHRLYQSDWLIRFYNYTAAEVSAAADPMTGMLPLDIDPKLAWALKFRDMFPVDVNRASKEILLRVPGLGPKAVRSILVSRRHRALRLEDIGRMTVSVRKLRPFIVTTDWRPVSLSDSADLRPLVAPKPIQLEMFGT